Genomic segment of Staphylococcus muscae:
ACTTCACGAGCACCAGAGTTATCTGCTACTTTTAAGCGTGTTTCTTGTTGGATCATGATTATACCTCCCTTATCTTTAAATAGTCATTAAATAATTACTGATTCTTCGACAATTTCTACTAAACGGAAACGTTTTGTCGCTGATAAAGGACGCGTTTCTTGAATCTTAACGATATCTCCTAATTTAGCTGAATTGTTTTCATCATGTGTTTTATATTTTTTTGAGTATTTAACACGTTTACCATATAGTTTGTGTGTTTTGTAAGTTTCAACTAAAACAGTGATTGTTTTGTCCATTTTATCTGAAACAACTTTACCAACGTAAACTTTACGATCATTTCTTTCGCTCACTTTAGTAACCTCCTCTTTCAACTATTATTGGTTTGCTTTACCTTGTTCTAATTCTCTTTCACGTGCAACAGTTTTTAGACGTGCGATCGTTTTTCTTACAGTTTTGATACGAGCAGTCTCTTCTAATTGACCTGTAGCTAATTGAAAGCGTAGGTTAAAAAGCTCTTCTTTTGAAGATTTGATTTGTTCTTCGATTTCTGAAGTGGTTAAGTCTCTAATTTCCTTAGCTTTCATTTAATTCACCACCCAATTCTTCACGTTTTACAAACTTCGTTTTAACTGGAAGTTTGTGGCTTGCTAAACGTAGTGCTTCACGCGCAACTTCTTCAGATACGCCTGCTACTTCGAATAATACTCTACCTGGTTTTACAACTGCGATCCAGCCTTCAACCGCACCTTTACCAGCACCCATACGTACTTCTAAAGGTTTTTGTGTATATGGTGTATGAGGGAAGATTTTAATCCAAACTTTCCCGCCACGTTTCATGTAACGTGTCATAGCGATACGAGCTGATTCGATTTGACGAGATGTAATCCAAGATGTTGTAGTTGCTTGAAGACCATACTCACCGAATGTTACAAAGTTACCGCCTTTTGAACGACCTTTTGTGTCAGGACGATGTTGACGACGATATTTTACACGCTTTGGTAGTAACATAATTATTTTCCTCCTTCACTATTTTTCTTAGTAGGAAGAACTTCACCACGATAAATCCATACTTTAACACCTAACTTACCGTAAGTAGTGTCTGCTTCAGCATGTGCGTAATCAATGTCAGCACGTAATGTATGAAGTGGTACAGTTCCTTCTGAATATTGTTCAGCACGCGCGATGTCAGCGCCACCTAAACGACCTGATACTTGAGTTTTGATACCTTTTGCACCAAGTTTCATTGCTCTTCCGATAGCTTGTTTTTGAACACGACGGAATGAAGCACGGTTTTCTAATTGACGTGCGATATTTTCAGCTACTAAACGTGCATCAAGATCTACTTTCTTGATTTCTACAACGTTGATGTGAACTTTTTTATCAGTCAATTGGTTTAATTTGTTGCGAAGTTTTTCGATTTCTGAACCGCCTTTACCAATTACCATACCTGGTTTACCAGTGTGAATTGCGATATTGATGCGGTTAGCAGCACGCTCGATCTCAACATGAGATACTGATGCGTCTTTTAATGCTTTATCAATAAATTTACGAATTTTTAAGTCTTCGTGTAAAAGTGATGCGAAGTCTTTCTCAGCATACCATTTAGCTTCCCAGTCACGAATTACACCAACACGAAGTCCGATTGGATTAATTTTTTGACCCACAATGTTCCCTCCTTAATGATTTGATTAAGCTTCTTGAGCTTCTTCTTTACCATCACTTACAACGATTGTAATGTGGCTTGTTCTTTTGTTAATTGCACTTGCACGCCCTTGAGCACGTGGACGGAAACGTTTTAAAGTTGGTCCTTCGTTAGCATATGCTTCTTTAACAACTAATTCGTCAGTGTTCATACCATAGTTGTGCTCAGCATTAGCTAAAGCGGACATTAATAATTTTTCTACTACTGGAGAAGAGGCTTTGTTTGTTAATTTTAAAATAGCTACTGCTTCTCTTACGTCTTTACCTCTGATTAGATCTAATACTAATCGTACTTTACGAGGTGCGATTCTGATAGTTCTAGCAACCGCTTTTGCTTCCATTCGTATTTCCTCCTTTACTTATTAGAAATGGTTTATCTTCTTGTTTTCTTGTCGTCTGCAGCGTGACCTTTGAACGTACGTGTTGGAGCAAATTCACCTAATTTGTGACCAACCATATCTTCAGTTACGTATACAGGTACGTGTTTGCGTCCATCGTATACTGCGAATGTGTGTCCAATAAAGTTTGGGAAAATTGTTGAACGACGTGACCAAGTTTTGATTACTTGTTTCTTTTGACTATCACCTTGAGCTTCAACTTTTTTCATTAAATGCTCATCGACGAAAGGTCCCTTTTTAATACTACGAGCCATAATGGCGCCTCCTTTCTTATTATGTGCGTGCAGCGATTACGCCGCACACCCAAATAAGCTATTTTTATTTTTTCTTACGTCCACGTACGATAAGTTTATCTGAACGTTTCTTACCACGACGTGTTTTCTTACCAAGAGTTGGTTTACCCCATGGTGACATTGGAGATGGACGTCCGATTGGCGCACGGCCTTCACCACCACCGTGTGGGTGATCGTTAGGGTTCATTACAGAACCACGAACTGTTGGTCTCTTACCTAACCATCTTGATTTACCGGCTTTACCGACATTTACAAGTTCGTGTTGGAGGTTACCAACTTGTCCTACTGTTGCACGGCAAGTTGAAAGAATCATACGAACTTCACCAGAACGAAGTCTTACAAGAACGTATTTACCTTCTTTACCTAATACTTGTGCGCTTGCACCAGCAGAACGTGCGATTTGGCCACCACGGCCTGGTTTTAATTCGATATTATGAATAACTGTACCTACTGGAATGTCTTTTAATTGAAGTGCGTTACCAACTTTGATGTCAGCTTCTGAACCACTTTCAACGATTTGACCTACTTCTAATCCTTTAGGTGCGATGATGTAGCGTTTTTCACCATCTGCATATACGATTAAAGCAATATTTGCTGATCTGTTTGGATCATATTGAATTGAATCAACTTTACCAGCGATTCCGTCTTTATTACGTTTGAAATCAATCACACGGTATTGACGTTTGTGTCCACCACCGTGATGGCGTACAGTCAATTTACCTTGGTTGTTACGACCCGCTTTTTTCGGTAGCGGTTGTAATAATGACTTTTCAGGTTTTGACTCTGTAATTTCAGAGAAATCTAATGTAGTCATATTACGACGACCATTAGTAATTGGCTTATAATGTTTAAGAGCCATTGTCGTTTACCTCCTTAATGGTAATGGGAATTTTAGTTGAATAGGTCGATTTGACCTTCTTTTAATGTAACAATCGCTTTGCGACGTTTGTTTGTGTAACCTTGGTAACGGCCTACACGTTTTTTCTTAGGTTTGTAGTTGATGATGTTGACTTTGTCAACTTTAACATCAAAGATTTGTTCTACTGCTGTTTTGACTTGTGTTTTGTTTGCACGAACATCAACGTCAAATGTGTATTTATCTTCAGCCATTGCTTCAGATGATTTTTCTGTGATTACGGGGCGCTTTAGAATATCTCTTGCTTCCATTATCCGAGCACCTCCTCAACTTTTTTAGCTGCTTCTTCAGTGATTAAAACACTGTCAGCATGTGTTAATTCTAATACGTTTAAGCCTTCTGGTGTTGTGAATTGAACACCTGGGATATTACGTGCTGATAATTCAACATTTACATCACCAAGAGTAACAACAAGAACTTTTTTAGGTAATTCTAAGTTAGTTAAAGTTGCTTTGAATTCTTTTGTTTTTGGCGCTTCTAAGTTGAAACTGTCAACGATTTTGAATTCATTTTCTTGAACTTTGAATGAAAGTGCTGATTTCAATGCTAAGCGACGCATTTTCTTAGGCATTTTGTATGAGTAGCTTCTTGGTGTTGGTCCGAATACCACACCACCGCCACGCCATTGTGGAGCACGGATAGTACCTTGACGTGCACGTCCTGTACCTTTTTGTCTCCATGGTTTACGTCCACCACCACGAACTGCTGAACGGTTTTTTACCGCATGCGTTCCTTGGCGTAATGAAGCGCGTTGTAATTGAATAGCTTCAAATAAAACATCGTTGTTTGGTTCGATTGCGAATACCGCATCGTTAAGTTCAACAGAACCTGCTTTAGTTCCATCAACTTTGAATACATCATAATTTGCCATTATGCATTTCCTCCTTTCACTACTAATTATTTATTAGCTTTGATTGCTGATTGGATTTGTACAAAACCTTTTTTAGGACCAGGTACGTTACCTTTTACTAAAATTACGCTGTTTTCCGTATCTACTTGAACAACTTCTAAGTTTTGAACAGTGACTGTGTTACCACCCATGCGGCCTGGTAATTTTTGTCCTTTGAATACACGTGATGCGTCTGACGCCATACCTACTGAACCTGGTGCTCTGTGGAAATGAGAACCGTGAGACATTGGTCCACGTGCTTGGTTGTGACGTTTGATTGCGCCTTGGAAACCTTTACCTTTTGAAGTTCCTGTTACGTCAATTACGTCTCCAACTTCGAATGTATCAACTGAGACTTCTTGACCTACTTCGTATTCGTCAACATTGATGTTTCTGAATTCACGAATGAAGCGCTTAGGTGCTGTGCCTGCTTTTTTAGCGTGACCTTCAGCTGGTTTAGTTGCATATTTGTTAGTTTTGCTACCTTTTTTATATGCTTCTTTGTTTTCAAAACCGATTTGGATCGCGTTGTAGCCATCTACTTCTTCAGTTTTCTTTTGTAATACTACGTTTTCTTTTGCTTCGATTACTGTTACAGGAATTAAGTCCCCGTTTTCACCGAATACTTGTGTCATACCAATTTTTCTTCCTAAGATTCCTTTGGTCATCGAAAGTCCACCTCCTAAAAATTTTTAATTATAATTTGATTTCGATGTCTACACCTGATGGTAAGTTTAAGCCCATTAAAGCGTCAACTGTTTTTGGTGTAGGGTTAACAATGTCGATTAAACGTTTGTGTGTACGTTGTTCGAATTGTTCACGTGAATCTTTGTACTTATGCACCGCTCTGATGATTGTGTACACTGATTTTTCAGTTGGTAATGGGATTGGACCTGATACGTCCGCTCCAGAACGTTTAGCAGTTTCAACGATTTTCTCTGCTGATTGATCGATGACACGGTGGTCATAAGCTTTTAATCTGATTCTGATTTTTTGTTTTGCCATTATTTACCCTCCTTATTCGTCTTCATATAAGTGATAGACTTCTCCACGAAAACTATCTCACACAACGCCATGGCAAAGCGGCCGGGTGTGTCAGTAACCTTTCGCTTCATCGCATTAAAAAGTCCAACATTAGATATTCTACAAGAAAAGTTGCGTCTTTGCAATAGTTTCTCAAGAATTTTTATATCTAATCACATACCATGTCATTTTACTGTAAATGACGCTTAAGTTCAACCATTTATACAAAATTTTTTGTTCTTTAATGAGTGTTTGATTATAATGGTAGACAACGACAAATTTTTAGAAAGATATGAGGTATTGTCTATGACAAAAAAAGTTAAAACACTTCTAACAGTTTTTACCTTAATCGTACTTGTTTCAGAATTTATCGCTGGGTTTCCATTCCTTGGTGGATGGTATGTTCTCGCATTAGGATGGCAGCCTTTAGCATTTAATATTTTCATTTATATTGTGATGGTTCTAGTGTTAATCTTTGATAAGCAAAATACAATTCGCCCGATGGTGTTAATTCCATTATTAGGTGCCATTGTAAATTGTGTAGCGATTATTCCTGTGATTGGTATGATTCTGCACTGGCTGATGCTTATTCTACTTATTTTTATGTTAATCATTTTATTTGCAACACCTACTTATCTTCCTAATGCACATGCACGTGTGATATACGACGACGATTCACATCGAAAATAATATGATAATCACTAACAAAGTAAATAGCCCGACTACTCTTCTTATACGATGAGTAGTCGGGCTATTTTGTTGTTATTTTTATTCCTTAACCATGTACAAATACAAAATATAAGATGAAGATAATCATCAATGCATACATGATTGGATGTACTTCTTTATGACGTTTCGTTAATAACATTGTGATTGGATAGAAGATGAAACCACACGCAATACCTGTCGCAATTGAATATGATAAAGGCATCATAATGATTGTAACGAATGCTGGTACAGCTACTTCAAACTTCTTCCAGCTAATGTCAGCTAAGTTAGAAGCCATTAACACACCTACTACAACCAATGCTGGTGTTGTGACTGCCGATGTTACAACAGCCATTAGTGGACTGAAGAATAATGCTAATAAGAAACAGATGCCTGTTACGATACTCGCTAAACCAGTACGTGCACCTACTGCAACACCTGACGTTGATTCGATGTATGATGTTGTTGTTGTAGTACCAAACACAGCACCCGTCATTGTTGCTAATGAGTCTGCAAATAACGCACGTCCTGCACGAGGTAGCTTGTTATCTTTCATAAACCCTGCCTGATTGGCTACTGCTACAATTGTACCAGCAGTATCAAAGAAATCGATGAATAAGAATGTCAAGATAACAATTAAAAATTGAATCGTAAATAATTGCGCTGGGTCTTGGAATGATTCGAAAGCAGCACCAAATGTTGGAGCGATACTTGGAACTTTCCCTACAATACCTGTTGGCGGTGCAATTTGTTGTGTAACAAGACCTGCAATCGCTGTTAGAACCATCCCTAAGAAGATTGCACCAGGCACCTTCTTAGTATACAGAATCACAGTTACAATAATACCGAAAACGGCTAATAATACGGGTGGGTCAGTAATCTTACCTAAAGTAACTAAAGTTGCATCGTTGTTTACGATAATTCCTGAACTTTGTAGACCGACAAATGTAATGAATAAACCAATACCGGAAGATACTGCTAATTTCATCTCATAAGGAATTGCATTAATGATCGTTTCTCTCAAACCTGTTGCTGTTAAAATGGCAAATACAAATCCGGAAAAGAATACGCCTGTTAAACCGACTTGCCATGGAATTCCCATAGTTAGAACAACTGTAAATGCGAAGAACGCATTCAATCCCATACCAGGTGCAAGTGCAATTGGGTAGCGGGCGATAAGCCCCATAAATAAACAACCTACAAATGCTGCAAGTGCTGTCGCTACGAAAATAGCACCTTGGTCCATCTTCTGATCTGCAGGCACACCATCAACACCTGCTAAGCTTAAAACTTGTGGATTGACGGCTAAAATATATGCCATCGATAAAAACGTTGTAAGACCGCCGAGAATTTCTCGTTTATAGTTAGTCTGATGCTCGTCAAAGCGGAAGTATCTTCTCACTGTCATTGGCTCCTTTATTTAAAATACTCATTCATTCTAATACGGTACAATCAGAATTTCAATATTAAATACGAACTTTATCTTTAATTTTTAGATTTTTGTTCGATTTTTAGACATTTATCCTTTTAATCCTTTGAGCGCTTCCTTAAATGGATTGTTTTCCATCGTGTCATCTTTCATATATTTTTTCATGTCACGTTTGGATACTTTATCTTTCCCTTTGTTTTTAAAGCGTTTATCCATCTGCTCTTGTGTTTCTGTATAACCGCAGCTACAACGATAAGTAGCTTGTTTTCCGACACCAAACTTTGTCAACCGCTTCTTACATTGTGGGCAGCGTGCTTTTGTTTGGGTTTTGACATCTTTTTTCGTCTTACAGCTTGGGTCTTGACATACGAGCATAGAACCATTTTTAGTTTTCACTCTTAACATGAACTTTCCGCACGTCGGACATTCGGCAGACGTCAAGTTGTCATGCTTGTACTTCTGCTCGCTCTGTTTAATTTCTTCAATGATTTGTTGCGTGAAGTCTTTCATCTCTGCAATAAACTGCTGACGTTTTAGTTGTCCTTTTTCTATGCGTAACAGCTTATCCTCCCACTTCGCAGTTAGCACTGGTGATGTAAGTGCTTCAGGCGCTAACTCTAAAATCTGTCTTCCTTTCGACGTCACCTTAATGCTGCCGTTTTGATTCTCAATCGCATTCATACTGTACAACTTGTCGATAATATCCGCACGTGTTGCAACCGTTCCGATACCACCTGTTTCTTTAAGTGTTTGTGCTGACTTCTTATCTCTCAATGAGAAGAACTTGTCAGGACGCTCCATCGCCTTCAATAATGTTCCTTCATTGAAGTAAGGCGGCGGTGTCGTTTGATGTGCTTGTATCGTTGCATCTTGTATTTTTATACGACTTCCCTTTTCAAAGTCTGCTGTCTTTTCTCGCTGTTGTACGTCTGTTTGCAGCTTTTTAAATCCTAATTCAATCGGTTGTTGCATCTGATTCACAAAAGTTACATCCCCAAATTTCGCAGTCACTTTTTGCTCAACATAACGATACGGTGGTGATAACACTTCTAAAAATCGTTGCACAATCAATAAGTAAATCTTTTGCTCATTCGGTGATAAGTCACTCATATTAGGACGAACTTCAGTTGGAATAATCGCATGGTGATCGGATACCTTCTGATTATTGATATACCTTGCTTTCGCATCAAATTTCTGTTGCATTAATGACTTAGCCACATCAAGGTACGTTGTCCCCATTGTCGCTTGTAAACGCTCCTTCAACGTCCCTACCATATCCGTTGTTAAGTAGTTTGAATCAGTACGAGGGTATGTAACAAGCTTATGTCGTTCATATAACTGTTGCAATGTATTTAATGTTTGCTTTGCCCCCATGTGGTAACGTTGATAAGCCGCTTGTTGTAAGTCTGTCAAATTAAACAGTGGGCTCGGATATGATTTTTTATCCTTTGTGTCAATTGATACAATTTCAACTTCTTGCCCTTTCAATTCATTAACAAGTGTCTCTAATTCGGTACGATCCGTCATCCTACGCTCTTGTCGAAAATCAAACTTCACGCCATTCAACTTGATTGATAACGTGTAATAATCTTGTGGTCTAAAGTTTTTAATCTCTTGTTGACGCATATGAATCAATTGAATCGTTGGTGTTTGTACACGGCCTAAAGACAGCTGTGCATCGTATTTTGTTGTGAGTGCACGTGTCGCATTGATACCTACAATCCAATCTGCTTCACTTCGTGCTAATGCTGCCTGGTATAAGTTGTGGTATTGTGACCCGTCCTTCAAATGTTTAAAACCATCACGAATAGCTTTTGTTGTCACAGAACTAATCCATAACCGCTTAATTGGCTTCTTGATACGGGCCTTATCGATAATAAGACGTGCTACAAGTTCCCCTTCTCGTCCGGCGTCAGTCGCAATAATAATTTGCTTAACATCATCTCTTTGCATCAGTTTTTGTACTGTGTTAAATTGCTTTCTCGTCTTATTGATAATGACTGTTTTCATATGCTTTGGTATGATCGGTAAGTCTTCCATACGCCATTGTTGCAACGACTTATCATACTGTTCAGGTGTCGCATTGGTTACAAGGTGACCGAGCGCCCACGTAACAATATACGCATTATTTTCAAAGTATCCTTGCTTCGTTGCATTGACTTGTAGTGCCTTCGCAATATCTCGACCTACTGATGGTTTTTCAGCTAAAATTAATGCTTTCATACATCTTTCTCCTCTTTTATGCCCAATTGGGATTACATCGCTATTTTATTTACCTCTCCTATTGTAACACGTCAATTTTATCAGTTGGCAAACCGGTTGTGTGGTTGTTTGATTTGTCGCTCAAAGTCTTTATAATAAAAGTATCACGTTATTATTGGGGGACTGACTATGAAAACTAACTATATACAAGATTTTTCTCATGTCGCAACATTCATTCAAGATAACCTCTCAAAAAATCAATCATACGTACATAAATTACCAGTGGATTGCACTGAATCATTACAGACATACTTATCAAATGCAGATTATCATCACCAACTACATACAACACAAGATAGCAATGGTCTAGCAATGGTACTTATCTGCACACCTTATGCCGAACATAGATATCAAGTTATCGGCCCTATCTATCGTCAAGGTGCTACTTTTACAGAACATGATCTCAAACAACTATTCGAATCAGCAACTGCACATCATCATCGACCTTCTACATATTATTTTTCATTTTCAACAGCACATCCTGCCATTAAGTCTTATATGAAATCAATCGGTGCTGCCTATACTTTTACCGATTACCATCTAGAAGCCACTCAAGATTTGGGTGAGTCAGAGCGCGATCATCTCATCATTGACTACCAACCTGTCTACTTCCGTCACTTAAAAAAATTGCACGAAAAAGCATTCCAACATTCATCCGAAACTGCAGAAACAATCGTAAATCATCTGGATGACTCACATAAGTTATTTTTATATGTAGAAGAAGGACTACTGAAAGGCTACCTATACCTTGTACTAGATGCGCAGACAGAACGTGCCGAGATCAAGTACTTCTCATCACATACAGATTATCGGTTGAGAGGCATCGCATTTGATCTCATTCAACACGCCATTCATCACGCTTGCCAAGATAATGACATTCAAACGGTTCACTTCAAGATAAGAAGTAAAAATCACCAACTCGTGTCTCGATTTGATACACTTGGTTTTCATATCAAAGAATCCTATGATAAGTTCAAATGCCATTTCTAACAAAATAAAAAATGCCTGAAGCTGAGATGTAACCGCTTTGTATATTTCGGAAACCGATACGATATATCCGAAAGTAGCATGTTCATCTCAACCTCGAAGCATCATTGTTCGATTGCGTATGAAACTATTCATACAATATTATGTGGGTACAAATAAGTATTGATACACATAGAGTGTGATAATACTAATCACAATCGTAATATTACTCGCCATCGCGATAACTGGAAGTGTCCGATAGCGAAATTGTACAGCATAAGACAGCGCTGCAACCCCGACTGGCATTAGCCAGATTAGTTGTAGTGTTGTCTTTATCATGTCGTCCGATACAGGCAACAAGTAGTAAACGAGTGTACCGAATAATAAACCAAACCCATAGTACAGTCCTAAGTATTTCAGTGTAATCGGTAAGTAGCGTCTATCCAATCTAAAATCAATCAAGACACCTAATAAAATCATAGAGAGCGGTAAGTTTGCTGCAGCTAATACATCAAAAAAACGAATACTCTCTTGCGGAAGGCTTAGATTGAATATGTTGAGTAGCAACATTACAACATACGTCATCAAAGGAATAGATGTCGCTAAGTTTTTCAACACTCTCTTTGGGTTCAATCCACCACTCATATTTTTAAAATATGATGCCGCAAAGTAAGTCATTCCAAACATAACAACAGCACCCCCGATGTCAGCCATTCCAAAATAAATCAATCCGACATCAGGCCATATTTGTTGAACGAGTGGATAGGCAAATATTCCAATATTGAGACTCCCTATCATAATTGCTACCGTCCCTCGCACTTCGTTGTTATACTTTAAAAACAGCATCACAATCAGAATTTTTGTGATAGTTCCGTATAGAATCATCATGACTGGCAAAATGGATAACGAAGGGGTTAACGTCACATCATTCAAATTGACGATGACAACCGATGGCAAGGTGACATTTAGTACGATGGTCGATATGACACGACTGTCTTGTCCTGAAATATATCTCATTCGTTTCAATATGTATCCTAATGTGATCAATAATAATATGATTAAAAAGTTTGCAGTCATGTCTCTTCCCCTTTTCTACTAATGATTACAGCTCATATCGTACAGTAAAACGTTTTAATATTACAATGGTAACATGCTATAATGATGACAATTGATACAAGGAGGATGTTGTATGGACTTAGAGCAACAATTACAAGAACTCAAAATGGATTACATCCGCTTGCAAGGAGATTTAGAAAAACGCGAATCAACATCACAACAAGTTGATCCGTTAATTAAGCAACTCGAATCAATCGAACAACAAATTGCTGAAGTACGTGCAAAGCTACAGCAATAAGCCATTTTCAATGCATAGTCAGCCATTGGCATCAAGCCAGCTTTACTATGCTCCATATACACGCAGATATTAGGCTCGTTTATAGAAAGGATGTATCCTAATGTTAACTTATCTTATTCTATTGCCATTGATGTATCTCATCGTGGCATATATTAGCATTTTCAAGTTAGATATGTTGCTACCGAAGATTTTGCGCCTGTTGATGG
This window contains:
- the rplB gene encoding 50S ribosomal protein L2, which translates into the protein MALKHYKPITNGRRNMTTLDFSEITESKPEKSLLQPLPKKAGRNNQGKLTVRHHGGGHKRQYRVIDFKRNKDGIAGKVDSIQYDPNRSANIALIVYADGEKRYIIAPKGLEVGQIVESGSEADIKVGNALQLKDIPVGTVIHNIELKPGRGGQIARSAGASAQVLGKEGKYVLVRLRSGEVRMILSTCRATVGQVGNLQHELVNVGKAGKSRWLGKRPTVRGSVMNPNDHPHGGGEGRAPIGRPSPMSPWGKPTLGKKTRRGKKRSDKLIVRGRKKK
- the rplC gene encoding 50S ribosomal protein L3, with protein sequence MTKGILGRKIGMTQVFGENGDLIPVTVIEAKENVVLQKKTEEVDGYNAIQIGFENKEAYKKGSKTNKYATKPAEGHAKKAGTAPKRFIREFRNINVDEYEVGQEVSVDTFEVGDVIDVTGTSKGKGFQGAIKRHNQARGPMSHGSHFHRAPGSVGMASDASRVFKGQKLPGRMGGNTVTVQNLEVVQVDTENSVILVKGNVPGPKKGFVQIQSAIKANK
- the rpmC gene encoding 50S ribosomal protein L29, with the translated sequence MKAKEIRDLTTSEIEEQIKSSKEELFNLRFQLATGQLEETARIKTVRKTIARLKTVARERELEQGKANQ
- the rpsS gene encoding 30S ribosomal protein S19 — encoded protein: MARSIKKGPFVDEHLMKKVEAQGDSQKKQVIKTWSRRSTIFPNFIGHTFAVYDGRKHVPVYVTEDMVGHKLGEFAPTRTFKGHAADDKKTRR
- the rplW gene encoding 50S ribosomal protein L23, giving the protein MEARDILKRPVITEKSSEAMAEDKYTFDVDVRANKTQVKTAVEQIFDVKVDKVNIINYKPKKKRVGRYQGYTNKRRKAIVTLKEGQIDLFN
- a CDS encoding DNA topoisomerase III, giving the protein MKALILAEKPSVGRDIAKALQVNATKQGYFENNAYIVTWALGHLVTNATPEQYDKSLQQWRMEDLPIIPKHMKTVIINKTRKQFNTVQKLMQRDDVKQIIIATDAGREGELVARLIIDKARIKKPIKRLWISSVTTKAIRDGFKHLKDGSQYHNLYQAALARSEADWIVGINATRALTTKYDAQLSLGRVQTPTIQLIHMRQQEIKNFRPQDYYTLSIKLNGVKFDFRQERRMTDRTELETLVNELKGQEVEIVSIDTKDKKSYPSPLFNLTDLQQAAYQRYHMGAKQTLNTLQQLYERHKLVTYPRTDSNYLTTDMVGTLKERLQATMGTTYLDVAKSLMQQKFDAKARYINNQKVSDHHAIIPTEVRPNMSDLSPNEQKIYLLIVQRFLEVLSPPYRYVEQKVTAKFGDVTFVNQMQQPIELGFKKLQTDVQQREKTADFEKGSRIKIQDATIQAHQTTPPPYFNEGTLLKAMERPDKFFSLRDKKSAQTLKETGGIGTVATRADIIDKLYSMNAIENQNGSIKVTSKGRQILELAPEALTSPVLTAKWEDKLLRIEKGQLKRQQFIAEMKDFTQQIIEEIKQSEQKYKHDNLTSAECPTCGKFMLRVKTKNGSMLVCQDPSCKTKKDVKTQTKARCPQCKKRLTKFGVGKQATYRCSCGYTETQEQMDKRFKNKGKDKVSKRDMKKYMKDDTMENNPFKEALKGLKG
- the rplP gene encoding 50S ribosomal protein L16: MLLPKRVKYRRQHRPDTKGRSKGGNFVTFGEYGLQATTTSWITSRQIESARIAMTRYMKRGGKVWIKIFPHTPYTQKPLEVRMGAGKGAVEGWIAVVKPGRVLFEVAGVSEEVAREALRLASHKLPVKTKFVKREELGGELNES
- the rpsQ gene encoding 30S ribosomal protein S17, which gives rise to MSERNDRKVYVGKVVSDKMDKTITVLVETYKTHKLYGKRVKYSKKYKTHDENNSAKLGDIVKIQETRPLSATKRFRLVEIVEESVII
- the rpsJ gene encoding 30S ribosomal protein S10, which produces MAKQKIRIRLKAYDHRVIDQSAEKIVETAKRSGADVSGPIPLPTEKSVYTIIRAVHKYKDSREQFEQRTHKRLIDIVNPTPKTVDALMGLNLPSGVDIEIKL
- the rplV gene encoding 50S ribosomal protein L22, whose amino-acid sequence is MEAKAVARTIRIAPRKVRLVLDLIRGKDVREAVAILKLTNKASSPVVEKLLMSALANAEHNYGMNTDELVVKEAYANEGPTLKRFRPRAQGRASAINKRTSHITIVVSDGKEEAQEA
- the rplD gene encoding 50S ribosomal protein L4, with product MANYDVFKVDGTKAGSVELNDAVFAIEPNNDVLFEAIQLQRASLRQGTHAVKNRSAVRGGGRKPWRQKGTGRARQGTIRAPQWRGGGVVFGPTPRSYSYKMPKKMRRLALKSALSFKVQENEFKIVDSFNLEAPKTKEFKATLTNLELPKKVLVVTLGDVNVELSARNIPGVQFTTPEGLNVLELTHADSVLITEEAAKKVEEVLG
- a CDS encoding NCS2 family permease, translating into MRRYFRFDEHQTNYKREILGGLTTFLSMAYILAVNPQVLSLAGVDGVPADQKMDQGAIFVATALAAFVGCLFMGLIARYPIALAPGMGLNAFFAFTVVLTMGIPWQVGLTGVFFSGFVFAILTATGLRETIINAIPYEMKLAVSSGIGLFITFVGLQSSGIIVNNDATLVTLGKITDPPVLLAVFGIIVTVILYTKKVPGAIFLGMVLTAIAGLVTQQIAPPTGIVGKVPSIAPTFGAAFESFQDPAQLFTIQFLIVILTFLFIDFFDTAGTIVAVANQAGFMKDNKLPRAGRALFADSLATMTGAVFGTTTTTSYIESTSGVAVGARTGLASIVTGICFLLALFFSPLMAVVTSAVTTPALVVVGVLMASNLADISWKKFEVAVPAFVTIIMMPLSYSIATGIACGFIFYPITMLLTKRHKEVHPIMYALMIIFILYFVFVHG
- the rpsC gene encoding 30S ribosomal protein S3; amino-acid sequence: MGQKINPIGLRVGVIRDWEAKWYAEKDFASLLHEDLKIRKFIDKALKDASVSHVEIERAANRINIAIHTGKPGMVIGKGGSEIEKLRNKLNQLTDKKVHINVVEIKKVDLDARLVAENIARQLENRASFRRVQKQAIGRAMKLGAKGIKTQVSGRLGGADIARAEQYSEGTVPLHTLRADIDYAHAEADTTYGKLGVKVWIYRGEVLPTKKNSEGGK